One window of Phycisphaeraceae bacterium genomic DNA carries:
- a CDS encoding aminoacetone oxidase family FAD-binding enzyme yields MSPSQHPTPPRTPAEPIDIAIIGAGAAGLMAAISAGRAAREQGHPLTIIALDGARTLGAKILVAGGGRCNVTHHAVDESAYAGSSRNAIKKVLRSFPVERTIDFFRERGVELKREDTGKLFPTTDSARTILNALLDAARDAGVQIRHPWRVGSITRDDAGLFHIACEPSATKSESDSPAETILARRIILATGGRSLPKSGSDGRGYDFVRALGHSITSRIFPALVPLIVPEDCFIRSLSGLAAVVTLEVRASTNKRLAQFTNSTLCTHFGLSGPGPLDISRYLTAARHDDPGAWLAINWLPDIPAAEIDAALQNLGRSTPIRLLSDRLPVRLPERLAEAICKEAGVAPGVSGNALTRDARRSLVTALTEMRIPITGDRGYTYAEVTAGGVPLSELKLDTMESRTCPGLHLSGEICDVDGRIGGFNFQWAWASGYLAGRGAAL; encoded by the coding sequence GTGAGCCCCTCCCAACATCCCACCCCGCCGCGCACGCCCGCCGAGCCCATCGACATCGCCATCATCGGTGCCGGAGCCGCGGGCCTCATGGCCGCGATCTCCGCAGGACGCGCCGCCCGCGAGCAAGGCCACCCCCTCACCATCATCGCCCTCGACGGCGCACGCACGCTCGGAGCCAAGATCCTCGTCGCCGGAGGCGGCCGCTGCAACGTCACCCACCACGCCGTCGACGAATCCGCATACGCCGGCTCCAGTCGCAACGCCATCAAGAAAGTCCTCCGTAGTTTCCCCGTCGAACGCACCATCGACTTCTTCCGCGAGCGAGGCGTCGAACTCAAACGCGAAGACACCGGCAAACTCTTCCCCACGACCGACTCCGCCCGCACCATCCTCAACGCACTCCTCGACGCCGCCCGCGATGCTGGCGTCCAGATCCGTCACCCCTGGCGCGTGGGCTCCATCACGCGCGACGACGCGGGGCTCTTCCATATCGCGTGCGAACCCTCCGCAACCAAATCCGAGTCCGACTCACCAGCCGAAACCATCCTCGCCCGCCGCATCATCCTCGCCACCGGCGGCCGCTCTCTCCCCAAGTCCGGCTCCGACGGCAGGGGCTACGACTTCGTCCGCGCTCTCGGCCACTCCATCACCTCGCGCATCTTCCCCGCCCTCGTCCCCCTCATCGTCCCCGAGGATTGCTTCATCCGCTCCCTCTCCGGCCTCGCGGCTGTCGTCACCCTCGAAGTCCGCGCCTCGACCAACAAACGCCTCGCCCAGTTCACCAACTCCACCCTCTGCACCCACTTCGGACTCTCCGGCCCCGGCCCCCTCGACATCTCCCGCTACCTCACCGCGGCACGCCACGACGACCCCGGCGCATGGCTCGCCATCAACTGGCTCCCCGACATCCCCGCCGCCGAGATCGACGCCGCCCTCCAGAACCTCGGCCGCTCCACACCCATCCGACTCCTCAGCGACCGTCTCCCCGTCCGCCTGCCCGAACGCCTCGCTGAAGCCATCTGCAAAGAAGCGGGCGTCGCCCCCGGCGTCTCCGGCAACGCCCTCACGCGCGACGCACGCCGCTCGCTCGTCACCGCCCTCACGGAAATGCGGATCCCTATCACCGGCGATCGCGGATACACCTACGCCGAGGTCACCGCCGGAGGCGTCCCCTTGTCCGAACTCAAGCTTGACACCATGGAGTCCCGCACCTGCCCGGGTCTTCACCTCTCTGGCGAGATCTGCGATGTCGACGGCCGCATCGGCGGCTTCAACTTCCAGTGGGCATGGGCCAGCGGCTACCTCGCGGGCCGCGGCGCAGCCCTGTAG